A region from the Terriglobales bacterium genome encodes:
- a CDS encoding MBL fold metallo-hydrolase, which translates to MRKLVGFAAGLLLLSGLATAQDRDYSKVEIKVTKVAGSVYMLEGAGGNIGISVGEDGIVVVDDQFAPLALKIQAALKGIADKPVRFILNTHYHFDHTGGNAEFGKLGTIVAQENVRKRLAEGSEIKRFGKQAPAPKEALPIITFSERATIHLNGEDIRAIHFPHGHTDGDSVIFFPQANVVHMGDDFVTYGFPFVDIENGGSVSGMVAGVEKVLSMTKPDTKFIPGHGPLSTANDVRKFVAMIQETRAVIAAAVKKHKTVEQMKKEKLLAKWDTDYGKGFIKADDWIDALYDDVTKARTGQEHYINHGHAGEKKSN; encoded by the coding sequence ATGCGCAAACTTGTGGGTTTCGCCGCCGGTCTGCTACTGCTCTCCGGTCTCGCGACCGCGCAGGACCGCGACTACAGCAAGGTGGAGATCAAGGTCACCAAGGTCGCCGGCTCGGTGTACATGCTGGAAGGCGCCGGGGGGAACATCGGAATCTCGGTGGGCGAGGACGGCATCGTGGTGGTGGACGACCAGTTCGCGCCGCTGGCTCTCAAGATCCAGGCGGCGCTCAAGGGCATCGCCGACAAGCCGGTGCGCTTCATCCTCAACACGCACTACCACTTCGACCACACCGGAGGGAACGCCGAGTTCGGGAAGCTCGGCACCATCGTCGCGCAGGAGAACGTGCGCAAGCGGCTGGCCGAGGGCTCGGAGATCAAGCGCTTTGGCAAGCAGGCGCCCGCACCCAAGGAGGCGCTGCCCATCATTACCTTCAGCGAGCGCGCCACCATCCACCTGAACGGCGAGGACATCCGCGCCATCCACTTCCCACACGGGCACACCGACGGCGACAGCGTGATCTTCTTTCCGCAGGCGAACGTGGTGCACATGGGCGACGATTTCGTCACCTACGGCTTTCCCTTCGTGGACATCGAGAACGGCGGCTCGGTCAGCGGCATGGTGGCGGGCGTGGAGAAGGTGCTCTCCATGACCAAGCCGGACACCAAGTTCATCCCCGGCCACGGGCCGCTTTCCACCGCGAACGACGTGCGCAAGTTCGTGGCCATGATCCAGGAGACGCGCGCCGTCATCGCCGCGGCGGTGAAGAAGCACAAGACGGTCGAGCAGATGAAGAAAGAGAAGCTGCTGGCCAAGTGGGACACCGACTACGGCAAGGGCTTCATCAAGGCCGACGACTGGATCGACGCGCTCTACGACGACGTCACCAAGGCGCGCACCGGCCAGGAGCATTACATCAACCACGGGCACGCGGGAGAGAAGAAGAGCAACTAG